The following are encoded together in the Armatimonadota bacterium genome:
- the rho gene encoding transcription termination factor Rho, with translation MELLELADLESKSLEEIQEIAKDLGIEETDLRKQDLMFKILQAQTEQSGLIFAQGTLEILPDGWGFLRRNPNFTPGPEDIYVSQTQIKRFALKTGDVVLGQVRPPKESEKYYGLLRVEAVNGLDPEVARRRVNFDDLTPLYPNERIVLETDSKNISARFIDLIAPIGKGQRGLIVSPPKAGKTTLLKTIANSITTNHPEIHLIVLLIDERPEEVTDIRRSVKGDVVSSTFDEMPENHMRVADMVLEQAKRLVESGKDVVVLLDSLTRFARASNLTVTPSGRTLSGGLDPSALYRPKRFFGAARNIEEGGSLTVLATALVETGSRMDDVIFEEFKGTGNMELVLDRALAERRIYPAIDVKRSGTRHDELLYDEETLKRVWQLHRLLAALDSVEATELLIDRLAHTKNNAEFLKIVDKTMKSTELD, from the coding sequence ATGGAACTACTAGAACTTGCGGACCTCGAAAGTAAAAGTTTAGAAGAGATCCAAGAAATTGCAAAGGACCTCGGGATTGAGGAAACCGATCTGCGGAAGCAGGACCTAATGTTCAAAATTTTGCAGGCGCAGACTGAACAAAGCGGACTCATTTTCGCTCAGGGCACGCTGGAAATCCTCCCGGACGGATGGGGTTTTTTACGAAGAAATCCCAACTTTACACCAGGTCCAGAGGATATCTACGTCTCCCAGACGCAGATAAAGCGATTTGCGTTGAAGACCGGCGACGTGGTGTTGGGGCAAGTTAGGCCGCCCAAGGAGAGCGAAAAATATTATGGGCTCCTTAGAGTTGAAGCTGTTAATGGGCTCGACCCTGAGGTGGCACGCCGCCGGGTGAATTTCGATGACCTTACTCCGCTTTATCCAAACGAGCGAATTGTTCTCGAAACAGACTCCAAGAATATCTCAGCAAGGTTTATTGATTTAATAGCGCCGATAGGAAAGGGGCAGCGCGGTCTCATTGTGTCGCCTCCAAAGGCTGGTAAAACTACGCTCCTAAAAACAATTGCAAATAGTATAACAACCAACCATCCCGAAATTCATTTAATCGTTTTACTAATAGACGAACGGCCGGAAGAGGTTACAGACATCCGACGTTCAGTTAAAGGGGATGTAGTCAGCTCGACATTCGATGAAATGCCCGAGAATCATATGCGAGTTGCTGATATGGTCCTTGAGCAGGCAAAGCGGCTTGTTGAGTCAGGCAAGGATGTGGTTGTGCTTTTGGACAGCCTAACAAGGTTTGCAAGAGCATCTAACCTAACTGTTACGCCTAGCGGTCGAACGCTGTCCGGCGGGCTGGACCCATCGGCGCTTTATAGACCAAAAAGATTCTTTGGCGCCGCGCGAAACATCGAGGAAGGAGGAAGCCTCACAGTCCTTGCAACAGCCCTTGTCGAAACTGGAAGCCGTATGGATGACGTGATCTTTGAGGAATTCAAGGGTACAGGCAACATGGAATTGGTGCTAGACAGAGCGCTTGCTGAACGGCGTATTTATCCTGCTATAGATGTAAAGCGTTCTGGAACACGCCATGATGAGCTTCTTTATGACGAGGAGACCCTCAAGCGTGTATGGCAGTTGCACAGATTGCTTGCGGCGTTGGACAGCGTTGAGGCAACGGAGTTGCTTATAGATCGCCTTGCGCATACAAAGAATAATGCTGAATTTTTGAAAATTGTGGATAAAACAATGAAGAGTACAGAATTGGATTAG
- the hpt gene encoding hypoxanthine phosphoribosyltransferase, with translation MAEEIAEILISKEQIEARVAELGRKISEDYLGKELVLVGILKGAVVFLADLMRQISIPLLVDFVAISSYGPSTRSSGVVKILKDLDESVENKHVLIVEDIIDTGLTLKLSYLKDNLERRKAASVKICTLLDKPARRQVDIEPDYKGFTIPDKFVVGYGLDFGGLYRNLPFIGVLKEEIFKQRQV, from the coding sequence ATTGCTGAGGAAATTGCTGAGATTTTAATTTCCAAAGAGCAAATAGAAGCCCGGGTTGCAGAACTGGGGCGCAAGATTTCTGAGGACTACCTTGGCAAGGAATTAGTATTAGTTGGTATTCTAAAAGGCGCTGTTGTTTTCTTAGCTGACCTTATGAGGCAGATTTCAATCCCTTTATTAGTTGATTTTGTTGCCATATCTAGTTATGGACCATCTACGCGCTCGTCGGGCGTGGTAAAAATTCTCAAGGACCTGGATGAAAGCGTCGAAAATAAACATGTGTTAATAGTGGAGGACATCATTGATACTGGTTTGACGCTTAAGCTAAGTTACTTGAAAGACAACCTTGAGCGGCGAAAAGCAGCCAGCGTAAAGATATGCACGCTTCTTGATAAACCAGCTCGAAGGCAAGTGGATATCGAACCAGATTACAAGGGCTTTACCATTCCAGATAAGTTTGTTGTGGGCTACGGCCTAGATTTTGGCGGACTTTACAGAAATCTTCCCTTCATAGGAGTGCTGAAGGAGGAAATTTTTAAACAGAGGCAGGTTTAA
- the guaA gene encoding glutamine-hydrolyzing GMP synthase gives MEIGTSVERIGVLDFGAQYSQLIARRVRECHVYAEILPHDISPGHIKAMGLSGIILSGGPSSVYDAGVPTCDKTIFELGIPVLGICYGMQLMAHLLGGRVIGSAKREYGKTELEILSSGDLFKGLKGKVTTWMSHGDSVEDVPPGFLCIARTENTPIAAMAAPERKLYGVQFHPEVAHTPKGKQIISNFLYDVCGCKGLWTMGSFIEQSVEEIRKQVGSEKVICALSGGVDSSAVAVLVHKAVGDQLTCVFVNHGMLRKGEAEMVRSTFEEHFNIKLVYIEAEERFLNKLRGIVNPEQKRNIIGSEFVRVFEEEASKLGDIRFLAQGTIYPDVIESGTKSAAKIKTHHNVAGLPDDIKFELIEPIRYLFKDEVRDVCKELGLPDEITWRQPFPGPGLGVRVVGEVTKERLHILREADAIVLEEIQKAGLYRELWQSFAVLLPVQSVGVMGDQRTYAYPVVVRAVTSDDAMTADWAKLPTEVLERISRRIVNEVKGVNRVLYDISSKPPSTIEWE, from the coding sequence ATGGAGATTGGTACCTCAGTTGAACGAATTGGAGTTCTTGACTTCGGTGCGCAGTACAGCCAGCTGATAGCCCGAAGAGTGCGGGAGTGCCATGTTTATGCTGAAATACTGCCGCACGACATCTCGCCTGGGCACATAAAGGCAATGGGTTTATCTGGAATAATACTTTCAGGTGGTCCCTCAAGCGTTTATGACGCTGGCGTTCCCACTTGTGATAAAACTATATTTGAGCTCGGTATCCCGGTTTTAGGTATTTGTTATGGCATGCAGCTAATGGCACATTTGTTAGGCGGACGGGTAATAGGAAGCGCAAAGCGAGAATACGGTAAAACTGAGCTTGAAATTTTAAGCTCAGGGGATTTGTTTAAAGGTCTAAAGGGTAAGGTTACAACTTGGATGAGCCATGGAGATAGCGTCGAGGATGTTCCGCCTGGCTTCTTGTGCATAGCGCGAACTGAAAATACGCCAATAGCCGCCATGGCTGCCCCTGAAAGAAAGCTTTATGGCGTGCAATTTCATCCCGAGGTTGCCCACACACCTAAAGGCAAGCAGATTATATCCAATTTCTTGTATGATGTGTGTGGTTGCAAGGGCCTTTGGACAATGGGCTCATTTATAGAGCAGTCGGTTGAAGAAATTCGAAAGCAGGTTGGTAGTGAAAAAGTAATATGTGCTCTAAGCGGCGGTGTGGATTCATCTGCAGTTGCAGTGCTTGTCCACAAAGCAGTTGGAGATCAACTAACCTGTGTCTTTGTCAATCATGGTATGCTTCGCAAAGGCGAAGCAGAGATGGTTCGATCGACTTTTGAGGAACATTTTAACATTAAGTTGGTTTACATTGAGGCTGAAGAGAGATTTTTAAATAAGCTTAGGGGAATAGTAAATCCTGAACAAAAACGAAATATTATCGGTAGCGAGTTCGTCCGAGTGTTTGAAGAAGAAGCCTCGAAACTTGGGGATATTCGATTTCTAGCGCAAGGGACTATTTATCCTGACGTAATCGAAAGCGGGACTAAATCTGCCGCCAAAATTAAAACACACCATAATGTTGCGGGTCTTCCTGATGATATTAAATTCGAATTAATTGAGCCGATTCGTTATTTGTTCAAGGATGAAGTTCGGGATGTTTGCAAAGAGCTCGGTTTGCCGGATGAAATAACATGGCGGCAACCGTTTCCTGGTCCAGGATTGGGTGTTCGTGTGGTAGGCGAAGTAACAAAGGAACGTCTTCATATACTAAGGGAAGCGGACGCCATTGTGCTCGAAGAAATTCAAAAGGCGGGGCTTTATCGAGAGCTTTGGCAATCCTTTGCCGTACTTCTGCCAGTTCAGTCTGTTGGCGTTATGGGTGACCAGCGCACTTATGCATATCCGGTCGTCGTCCGAGCTGTAACTAGTGATGATGCAATGACGGCTGACTGGGCTAAACTCCCGACAGAAGTTCTCGAGCGAATCAGCAGGCGCATAGTCAATGAGGTCAAGGGAGTAAACCGTGTGCTCTACGACATCAGCTCAAAACCTCCTTCAACAATCGAATGGGAGTAG
- the groL gene encoding chaperonin GroEL (60 kDa chaperone family; promotes refolding of misfolded polypeptides especially under stressful conditions; forms two stacked rings of heptamers to form a barrel-shaped 14mer; ends can be capped by GroES; misfolded proteins enter the barrel where they are refolded when GroES binds) has product MAKELKYDEEARQSLERGVNILADAVKVTLGPRGRNVVIQKKFGSPTVINDGVTIAKEIEVEDRFENMGAQLIREVASKTNDVAGDGTTTATVLAQAMVREGMKNVTAGSNPMLIKKGIEKAVNAAVEEIKKISKPIESREEIAEVAAISANEAAIGELIADAMEKVGKDGVITVEESKSMATNLQFVEGMQFDKGYISPYMVTDPERMEAVLEEPYILLYEKKISAVADIIPILEKVVRTGRPLLIIAEDVEGEALATLVVNKIRGTLNAVAVKAPGFGDRRKAMMEDIAILTDGKFITEDLGLKLENVDLPMLGRAKKVVVDKENTTIIEGKGSQAAIQGRIAQIKRQIEETESDYDREKLQERLAKLAGGVAVIEVGAATETELKERKHRIEDALSATRAAVEEGIVPGGGVTLINIIPALENISGTPEEITGINIVKKALEEPAKLIAENAGLEGSVVVEKLKASEKGIGLNAVTGQYVDMLKAGIVDPAKVTRTALENAASIASMLLTTEALVAEIPEKEKAPAAPGGMGGGMY; this is encoded by the coding sequence ATGGCTAAAGAGCTCAAATATGATGAGGAAGCACGACAATCGCTCGAGCGGGGAGTTAATATTCTGGCCGATGCAGTAAAAGTTACCCTTGGCCCGCGAGGTAGAAATGTCGTCATCCAAAAGAAATTTGGTTCTCCCACGGTAATAAATGATGGCGTTACAATCGCAAAGGAGATAGAAGTCGAGGACCGCTTTGAGAACATGGGTGCTCAGCTTATTCGTGAAGTTGCCTCAAAGACCAACGACGTTGCGGGCGACGGAACAACCACAGCGACTGTGCTTGCGCAAGCCATGGTTCGCGAGGGAATGAAGAACGTAACGGCTGGTTCCAACCCCATGCTTATCAAAAAAGGCATTGAGAAAGCGGTTAATGCTGCTGTTGAAGAAATTAAAAAAATCAGCAAGCCAATTGAAAGCCGTGAAGAAATTGCCGAAGTAGCAGCTATTTCGGCAAATGAGGCCGCTATAGGCGAGCTAATCGCCGACGCAATGGAAAAGGTGGGTAAAGATGGCGTAATAACCGTCGAGGAATCCAAGAGTATGGCTACGAACCTCCAATTTGTCGAGGGAATGCAATTCGACAAGGGGTATATATCCCCGTACATGGTAACGGATCCGGAGAGAATGGAAGCCGTTCTAGAGGAGCCATACATTTTGCTGTATGAAAAGAAAATCTCAGCTGTTGCTGACATTATCCCAATCTTGGAGAAAGTTGTGCGAACCGGCAGACCACTGCTAATAATCGCCGAAGATGTTGAGGGAGAAGCACTTGCAACCTTGGTAGTCAACAAAATTAGAGGTACCCTTAATGCAGTGGCTGTTAAGGCACCTGGCTTTGGCGACCGACGCAAAGCGATGATGGAAGACATCGCAATTCTTACCGACGGGAAATTCATAACAGAAGACCTTGGCTTGAAGCTGGAAAACGTAGACCTACCAATGCTTGGTCGCGCAAAGAAGGTTGTCGTTGACAAGGAAAATACGACTATAATCGAAGGGAAAGGTTCACAGGCTGCGATTCAGGGGCGGATTGCCCAAATTAAGCGCCAAATAGAGGAAACTGAATCTGATTATGACCGCGAGAAGCTTCAGGAGCGCTTAGCAAAACTTGCTGGTGGAGTTGCGGTCATCGAAGTTGGTGCGGCTACCGAGACCGAACTTAAAGAACGCAAGCATAGAATAGAAGATGCTCTCTCTGCTACTAGAGCTGCAGTAGAGGAAGGGATTGTGCCGGGCGGCGGCGTTACATTGATTAATATAATTCCTGCACTAGAAAATATTTCTGGCACGCCTGAAGAAATAACCGGCATCAATATAGTGAAGAAGGCGCTTGAAGAGCCTGCGAAGCTAATTGCTGAAAATGCAGGTTTGGAAGGTTCGGTAGTGGTAGAAAAGTTGAAAGCCTCAGAAAAAGGAATTGGGCTAAATGCGGTGACTGGTCAATATGTGGACATGTTGAAAGCAGGAATTGTAGACCCTGCTAAGGTAACGCGAACTGCGTTAGAGAATGCGGCTAGCATTGCTTCGATGCTGCTGACTACCGAAGCGCTTGTAGCCGAGATTCCAGAGAAAGAAAAAGCGCCGGCTGCACCTGGCGGCATGGGCGGCGGAATGTACTAG
- the groES gene encoding co-chaperone GroES translates to MLKPLADRIVVKPTKGEEMTKGGIVLPDTAKERPQEGEVIAVGPGKTMENGKVVPMEVKAGDKVIYSKYGGTEIKIGSEEYVVLRQDDVLAIVQ, encoded by the coding sequence ATGTTGAAGCCACTTGCTGATCGAATCGTTGTGAAGCCAACAAAGGGTGAAGAAATGACAAAGGGAGGTATTGTACTTCCTGACACCGCTAAGGAACGCCCACAGGAGGGTGAGGTAATTGCCGTAGGTCCAGGGAAGACCATGGAAAATGGCAAAGTTGTTCCTATGGAAGTCAAGGCAGGAGACAAGGTTATCTATTCCAAATATGGCGGCACAGAAATAAAAATTGGCTCTGAGGAGTATGTTGTCCTCCGACAAGATGATGTTCTCGCCATAGTCCAGTAA
- a CDS encoding DUF72 domain-containing protein, protein MGEIRIGTSGFSYDDWKGPFYPQGISKSEMLAYYASKFPTVEVNSTFYAIPSANTFKRMVEKTPTDFDFVVKAYKELTHSPEVNLDFFRQFKMAISPLNESGKLGCILAQYPWSFRKNIENMDRVRKLRHEFGELPVAVEFRNSSWISKETFELLREHNIGFCCVDEPRLHGLMPDVVVATSAIGYVRFHGRNAEKWWTHEEAWQRYDYLYTNEELSEWVPKIRKLAESCDRTYLFFNNHHAGNAAKNAQMIASLLGVSLHPND, encoded by the coding sequence ATGGGAGAAATTCGCATTGGCACATCTGGGTTCAGCTATGATGATTGGAAGGGGCCTTTCTACCCACAAGGTATTTCCAAGTCAGAAATGCTTGCTTATTATGCAAGCAAGTTTCCCACTGTTGAAGTAAATTCGACCTTTTATGCGATTCCTTCTGCTAATACTTTCAAGCGAATGGTAGAGAAAACTCCTACCGATTTCGACTTCGTTGTTAAGGCTTACAAAGAGCTGACGCATAGCCCGGAAGTAAATTTGGATTTTTTTAGGCAATTTAAAATGGCAATTTCGCCACTAAACGAATCGGGGAAGTTGGGGTGTATCCTTGCACAATATCCTTGGAGCTTTCGGAAAAATATTGAAAATATGGATAGAGTGCGCAAACTTAGACATGAGTTTGGTGAACTGCCCGTAGCTGTTGAGTTTCGGAATTCCTCATGGATTTCAAAAGAAACCTTTGAACTGCTAAGGGAGCATAACATTGGATTTTGTTGTGTAGATGAGCCCAGATTGCACGGCCTAATGCCAGATGTAGTAGTAGCAACTTCAGCAATCGGCTATGTGCGTTTTCACGGACGGAACGCTGAAAAGTGGTGGACTCATGAGGAAGCGTGGCAACGTTATGATTATTTGTACACAAATGAGGAGTTGTCAGAATGGGTTCCGAAAATTCGCAAGCTGGCCGAATCTTGCGACCGAACATACTTATTTTTTAACAATCATCATGCCGGTAATGCAGCTAAAAATGCCCAGATGATAGCATCATTACTTGGCGTTTCTTTGCATCCAAATGATTAG
- the tpiA gene encoding triose-phosphate isomerase codes for MRLPLIAGNWKMNKTVGEAVDFVERLRTEVAGVKNAEIIVCPPFTAIYEVARTLMGSNVGVGAQNVFWKTEGAYTGQISPKMLADAGCTYVIIGHSETRGRFGKVDADMPPNLLKYFAETDESVNLKLHAAFSGGLVPIVCVGETIDERKAGKTDDVIRIQVEKGLNGLTPKQAAGMVIAYEPVWAIGTGEVCDAAEANRVCGMIRGLVRSMFGNEAADGIRIQYGGSVKPDNAEELLSQPEIDGALVGGASLKVSDFIAIIRSV; via the coding sequence ATGAGGTTACCCCTAATTGCTGGCAATTGGAAAATGAACAAGACAGTTGGTGAGGCAGTTGATTTTGTCGAACGCCTTCGTACCGAAGTTGCCGGCGTCAAAAATGCCGAGATAATTGTCTGCCCGCCATTTACTGCAATCTATGAAGTCGCACGAACGCTAATGGGTTCGAATGTAGGTGTTGGGGCGCAAAACGTTTTCTGGAAGACAGAAGGGGCGTATACAGGTCAAATATCGCCCAAAATGCTCGCTGATGCAGGGTGCACGTATGTCATCATAGGCCATTCAGAGACACGAGGACGCTTCGGCAAGGTAGACGCTGATATGCCCCCTAATTTGCTCAAATATTTCGCTGAGACGGACGAAAGCGTAAATCTCAAGCTTCATGCGGCTTTTAGCGGAGGGCTTGTGCCGATTGTCTGCGTTGGTGAAACAATCGACGAACGAAAAGCTGGCAAGACTGATGATGTTATTCGAATTCAAGTTGAGAAAGGGTTAAATGGATTGACGCCGAAGCAGGCAGCAGGTATGGTTATCGCATATGAGCCAGTGTGGGCTATTGGCACAGGTGAAGTATGCGATGCCGCAGAGGCTAATCGAGTATGCGGCATGATTCGAGGATTAGTACGTTCGATGTTTGGCAATGAAGCTGCTGATGGTATTAGGATACAGTACGGTGGAAGCGTAAAACCTGATAATGCCGAAGAACTCCTTAGCCAGCCGGAGATAGATGGTGCGCTTGTCGGAGGTGCAAGCTTAAAAGTTTCCGATTTCATTGCAATTATCCGATCTGTCTAG
- a CDS encoding phosphoglycerate kinase, whose amino-acid sequence MNKKNVEDIDVSNKRVLVRVDFNVPLDENRNITDDHRIVAALPTIKYLIDHNAKIILVTHLGRPKGPSDKLRLDPVAKRLSELLGKPVKKLNNAIGPEVEAAVSEMKPGDVILLENIRFYEEEEKNDPEFAKKLASLAEIYVNDAFGTAHRAHASTEGVAHYLPAVAGFLMKKEIEYLGKALSNPDRPFVAVLGGVKVSDKITVIENLLNKVDALLIGGAMIYTFLVAQGYKVGNSMVDKPGIELAKNAMEKAKALGVDLELPVDVVAVELPADFDIPSGVPADVDIKIVPATAIPEGYRGLDIGPKTVELFSQKIKSARTVVWNGPMGVFEDPRFANGTLGIAKAMAESTATTIVGGGDSAAAVEQMGLADKMSHVSTGGGASLEFLEGKELPGVAALNDK is encoded by the coding sequence ATGAACAAAAAAAATGTTGAGGATATTGATGTCAGCAATAAACGAGTACTAGTCAGAGTTGACTTCAACGTTCCCCTCGATGAAAATCGCAACATCACCGACGACCACAGAATAGTAGCTGCATTACCCACTATAAAATACCTAATCGACCACAATGCGAAAATAATCCTTGTAACGCACCTTGGACGTCCGAAAGGGCCAAGCGATAAGTTGCGGTTGGATCCAGTTGCGAAAAGACTCAGTGAACTTCTTGGAAAACCGGTCAAAAAGCTTAATAATGCCATAGGCCCAGAGGTCGAGGCTGCCGTAAGCGAGATGAAGCCCGGGGATGTCATCCTTTTGGAAAACATTCGTTTTTATGAAGAGGAAGAAAAAAACGACCCCGAATTTGCAAAAAAGCTTGCTTCACTAGCAGAGATCTATGTAAATGATGCGTTTGGCACTGCCCACCGTGCCCATGCTTCTACTGAGGGTGTTGCGCACTACCTTCCTGCTGTTGCAGGCTTCCTAATGAAAAAAGAAATAGAGTATCTAGGTAAAGCGCTTTCCAATCCAGATAGGCCTTTTGTTGCAGTGCTTGGTGGTGTAAAGGTTTCTGACAAAATCACCGTAATTGAAAATCTCCTCAACAAGGTTGATGCACTTTTAATTGGCGGCGCAATGATCTATACATTCCTGGTTGCGCAGGGGTATAAGGTTGGAAACTCAATGGTTGATAAACCAGGAATCGAGCTTGCAAAGAATGCAATGGAAAAGGCAAAAGCCCTTGGTGTAGACCTTGAATTGCCAGTAGACGTGGTTGCAGTCGAACTTCCGGCAGATTTCGATATACCCTCAGGCGTCCCCGCAGATGTTGACATCAAAATTGTACCTGCAACAGCCATCCCAGAAGGATACCGTGGCCTAGATATTGGTCCGAAAACAGTAGAACTGTTTTCACAGAAAATCAAGTCTGCGCGCACCGTGGTATGGAATGGTCCAATGGGGGTATTTGAAGACCCACGCTTTGCAAATGGTACATTAGGGATTGCCAAGGCCATGGCAGAATCAACAGCAACAACAATAGTAGGCGGCGGAGATTCCGCTGCCGCAGTAGAGCAGATGGGACTTGCGGATAAAATGAGCCATGTTTCAACTGGTGGTGGGGCATCGCTAGAATTCCTTGAAGGCAAAGAACTCCCTGGTGTTGCAGCATTAAACGATAAATAG
- the gap gene encoding type I glyceraldehyde-3-phosphate dehydrogenase yields MAVKVGINGFGRIGRLTLRAILEKYPDEIEVVALNDIVDAKTNAHLFKYDSSYGIFCGDVVAEEKDIVVNGKKIFVYAEKDPAAIPWGDHGVEVVVESTGIFTDAEKAKAHLRDSVKKVIITAPAKNEDITVVLGVNEDMYDPAKHTIISNASCTTNCLAPVAKVLQDSFGIVKGFMTTAHAYTNDQRILDQAHKDLRRARAGALSIIPTTTGAAKAISLVIPELKGKMHGIALRVPTPTVSLVDLVVELEKEATEDAINDALRAAANGKMKGYLGVCDEPLVSVDFKGNSLSSIVDSPSTMVLGGNMAKVLAWYDNEWGYSCRVADLIDYLVKKGM; encoded by the coding sequence GTGGCTGTAAAAGTTGGTATCAATGGTTTTGGACGCATTGGTAGACTCACCTTGCGGGCGATTCTTGAGAAATACCCCGATGAAATTGAGGTAGTCGCCCTGAATGACATTGTGGATGCCAAGACGAACGCACACCTATTCAAGTATGACTCCAGCTATGGAATCTTCTGCGGCGATGTTGTTGCCGAAGAAAAAGACATCGTTGTAAATGGCAAGAAGATTTTCGTTTATGCTGAGAAGGACCCTGCCGCCATTCCATGGGGCGATCACGGTGTTGAGGTCGTCGTTGAGTCCACGGGTATTTTCACCGATGCAGAAAAAGCGAAAGCTCACCTGCGAGATTCTGTCAAGAAGGTCATCATTACCGCTCCTGCGAAGAACGAAGATATTACTGTCGTTCTAGGCGTAAATGAGGACATGTATGACCCAGCAAAGCACACAATTATCTCAAATGCCTCATGCACAACCAACTGTCTCGCTCCGGTAGCGAAGGTACTGCAGGATAGCTTTGGCATCGTGAAGGGATTCATGACGACAGCTCATGCCTACACGAATGACCAGAGAATTCTTGACCAGGCTCACAAAGACCTAAGACGAGCAAGGGCTGGCGCATTGAGCATAATCCCGACAACCACAGGAGCTGCGAAAGCCATTTCGCTTGTAATTCCTGAGCTTAAAGGCAAAATGCATGGTATAGCCCTTCGAGTGCCGACCCCGACAGTTTCGCTTGTTGACCTCGTTGTAGAGCTTGAGAAAGAAGCAACAGAAGATGCAATCAACGATGCACTGAGAGCAGCTGCGAACGGCAAGATGAAGGGCTACCTTGGTGTCTGCGACGAACCGCTAGTCTCGGTTGACTTTAAAGGCAATTCACTTTCCTCAATCGTTGACAGTCCTTCAACCATGGTTCTCGGCGGCAATATGGCGAAAGTTCTTGCATGGTATGACAACGAATGGGGTTACTCCTGCCGCGTTGCCGACCTGATTGACTACCTAGTAAAGAAGGGAATGTAG
- a CDS encoding YvcK family protein yields the protein MPWKRRLKSALKWLYPGMRVKRWLFLTPIGVFLVIIGVTLITNTQVVDYLNNVANWVYQTSSEFLPKPLNLSEPRVYIPLSILFILVGLSLIFVSFRQVIASIASVISPQDKDRLADVIYKRRHLAQGHRMVVIGGGTGLSALLRGLKEHTSNIVAIVTVTDDGGSSGRLQRQFGMLPPGDIRNCLVALADAEPLMTELFQHRFDEVGDGLAGHSFGNLLIAAMTNITGDFERAIKETSNILAIRGRVLPSTLQNVVLRAEMEDGSILEGETNITKSPLAIKRISLFPEDVMPLDETLEAIRLANAIVVGPGSLYTSVIPNLLVKGMVEAIMDSDAVKIYVCNVMTQPGETNGYRASDHVKAIFEHTGKRIFNYVLVNKEVPSIRLLEKYQREGAELVSPDVDAIREMGYKPVTGNYISETEVVRHDPQKLAQAIIRLVFEKSFLPR from the coding sequence ATGCCATGGAAGAGAAGGTTAAAAAGCGCGCTTAAATGGCTTTATCCTGGCATGCGTGTAAAGCGCTGGTTATTCCTGACACCCATCGGCGTGTTCTTAGTAATAATCGGAGTTACCCTCATTACAAATACTCAGGTAGTTGATTACCTTAACAATGTTGCAAATTGGGTCTATCAGACGAGCAGTGAGTTTTTACCAAAGCCATTAAACCTCAGCGAACCAAGAGTCTATATCCCTCTTTCTATTCTCTTCATTTTAGTTGGGTTATCGTTGATATTCGTAAGCTTCCGGCAGGTAATTGCATCCATCGCCAGCGTGATAAGTCCGCAGGATAAGGACCGTCTAGCCGATGTAATTTACAAGCGCCGCCATCTCGCTCAGGGACATAGGATGGTCGTAATCGGCGGGGGAACAGGCCTTTCTGCCCTCCTAAGGGGTTTAAAGGAACACACGAGTAATATCGTGGCGATTGTTACGGTAACCGATGACGGCGGTAGCTCGGGCAGACTTCAGCGACAGTTTGGAATGTTGCCTCCTGGTGATATTAGGAACTGTCTTGTCGCCTTGGCAGACGCAGAACCGCTAATGACCGAACTATTCCAGCATCGGTTTGATGAGGTAGGCGATGGGTTGGCAGGCCATTCTTTTGGCAACCTGCTAATAGCCGCCATGACTAACATTACTGGTGATTTTGAGAGAGCAATAAAGGAAACAAGCAATATTCTCGCAATCCGCGGGCGCGTATTACCATCTACTCTGCAAAACGTAGTTCTTCGGGCGGAGATGGAGGATGGTTCTATTTTAGAAGGCGAAACTAACATCACAAAATCACCTCTGGCAATAAAACGTATATCACTTTTTCCGGAAGATGTTATGCCGCTTGATGAAACTTTGGAAGCAATCAGGCTTGCTAATGCTATTGTTGTTGGTCCGGGAAGCCTCTACACTAGTGTGATTCCAAACCTTCTAGTAAAAGGTATGGTAGAGGCAATAATGGATTCTGACGCTGTGAAGATTTACGTATGCAATGTGATGACGCAACCTGGTGAGACCAATGGCTATCGTGCTTCTGACCACGTAAAGGCAATTTTTGAACATACGGGAAAGCGCATCTTCAATTATGTCCTCGTGAACAAAGAAGTTCCCTCTATCCGTCTACTAGAGAAGTATCAGCGCGAAGGTGCTGAGCTGGTTTCGCCCGATGTAGATGCAATCCGTGAAATGGGGTATAAACCTGTAACGGGGAATTACATCAGTGAAACCGAAGTAGTACGGCATGACCCCCAAAAGCTTGCTCAGGCTATTATTAGGCTGGTGTTTGAAAAATCATTCCTGCCTAGATAG